CGACGAATTCGAAGCCGTCGACGTACCCGCGGTCGTAGAAGACCTCGAGGACGGAGCCGATGATGTTCGAGGCGGGCTGGATCTCGTGGGACAGGTGTCCGACGCTCTCGGCGTTGTTCACACCGGAAAGCGCGCTACTGAGTGGATCGTTGTCAGCCATATATTATCGGTACTTCTTGAATCCCATCTCGCGGGCAATCTCTCGGAAGCACTGGCGGCACAGGTTGATGTCGTACTTGCCGACAAGTCCCTGCTTTCGCCCGCAGCGCCGGCACTCGTTCTCCTGGCCGGTGCGGCGGGTCGCGTGCTCGCCCGTCTGTTCTGTTTCGCTATCGCTCATTCTTCAACCTCCACGTCGAACGTGGATTCGATGAACGCGACGGCGTCCTCGACGGTCATCCGGTGGGATGACGGAATCTGTCGAGAGCGCTTGTCGCGCTTTTTCACACGGTATCCGGGGCGGACGAGGTTGACCGTCACGTCCAGGCCGTAGATACCGATCTGCGGGTCGTACTCCTGACTCGGGAACTCGGTGTGCTCTGCGACACCGAAACCGAAGTTACCCGTCTCGTCGAACGACGAGAACGAGAGGTCCGCGATTGGGAGTGCGGTCTCGAGGAACTCGACGGCGGCGTCGCCGCGGAGCGTAACCTTCGCGCCGACGGGTTCGCCCCGACGGACACCGAAGTCCTGCGAAGCACGGCCGGAGACCGTACGAACGGACTCCTGTCCCGTGATCTCTTCGAGGATGTCTTCGGCTTTCGCGAGTTCGCGACCACCTTCGCCGACGCCCATGTGGACGACGACTTTCTCGATACGCGGGTCGCGCATCGCGTGGAATTCAGCTTCGCT
The genomic region above belongs to Haloferax marinisediminis and contains:
- a CDS encoding 30S ribosomal protein S14 — translated: MSDSETEQTGEHATRRTGQENECRRCGRKQGLVGKYDINLCRQCFREIAREMGFKKYR
- a CDS encoding 50S ribosomal protein L5; its protein translation is MSEAEFHAMRDPRIEKVVVHMGVGEGGRELAKAEDILEEITGQESVRTVSGRASQDFGVRRGEPVGAKVTLRGDAAVEFLETALPIADLSFSSFDETGNFGFGVAEHTEFPSQEYDPQIGIYGLDVTVNLVRPGYRVKKRDKRSRQIPSSHRMTVEDAVAFIESTFDVEVEE